AATCCACAGACACGATTTTTCCTTTGCGATCAAAAACCAGGAAACGAGGAATGGTGTTCACCTTATAGTATTTCGAAAACTCATTTCCGGGGCCACCGGCAAATAATTGTGTATCACCTAAACTTTCGTCTTTAATCATCTTCAACCATTTTTCCTTGTCTTTAGGCGCATCAGTAGACAAGCTGATAATTTCCACGTCTTTTCCTTTCATTTCCTCTTCCAGCTTTTTAAGATGAGGAATTTCTGCCTTACAAGGGCCGCACCAGGTTGCCCAAACATCGACAAGAACAACCTTACCTTTTAACGACGCCATACTTACCGCTTTACCCTCTTTATCTGGATAAGAAAACTGGAACGCATCTGTACCTGGTTTATATGTCAACAAAGGCAACATGATATCTTCACTTTGTTTCTTCTGTGATGGAGTAATGATATATCTTCCCATAGCTGCCATTAGCCCCTGATAATCTGAATAACTCTTATAACGAGCAGCATTTTCCAATACAACATCTCCTTTAAGCGTATCATTCGGTACATATGAGCTAACCAGCTCCACCCCTTCAATACCATTTTTATAAGCTTTTCCCTGCTGCCTCATATTTATGTTAACTAATGAGGTGAGCGTACGAAAACCCCATGGATGACTGTACACTTTAGCTGTTGTCTGTGCAAAATCCTGAGCCTTTAATGTGCTATAATAATTACTGTATTCTTCTACAGAAGGATGTGCTGAGCGTGGTGTATTTAAAAATGCAGTTGCATAATTTGCCAGATCTACACTCATAATATCTTTGATTTGTTTATCGAACTTAACATTCCCTGTCGTCTTTCCAGTTAAAAAGGTTTTCGACTTAGCCACAATTTCTTCCTGCTGAGGGAAGTAATCAACAAAAGTACTCCTGCTTTGCATAAAATTTATCGATTTTTGCAGAAGTGGATTGGTCAAATTATGCCAATCGGTTAGCACCATATTCTCTTTAGAATTTAACTTTCCGATAAGTACGTAGGTGGAATCATTTATCATAAAGGAAAGTCGATCACCTGGTTTAAAATAAAATTTGTAATTATCTGTTGCCGAAATAGCGGTACCAGTGCCGATCACATACAAACCTTCATAATCGGGATAAAAAAGAAAACCAAACCTTCCCTTTTCAGCTGGGGTAGTGGTCGCAATTTCTACCGCCTTTCCTTCAGCAACCTTAAACAGCTTTACTGGTAAAACCTTCTTTTTGGACAATACACCCATTACTTCGACAGGGCTTTGTGCCAACGTGGTAAAGGTGATCAAAACGGAGAGTATAACTCCAAATAAACTTTTCATATTCATCATATTCTATTTTTCTATTTTACCAACCCAATGGTGTTTCGGCCGCAGCTACATCAGCAACTTTACCAAAACCACCGAATTCAAACTCTGTAATCAAATCTGCATTGAATTGGGGGACTTGGTAGATTTTTACTTTTCCCGAAGAATTTGGATTTGATGGATCATAAGTTCCAACTATTAAATCTGTTATTACCGAAATAAACCGCTTACCGTAAGTTGTAGCATAGGTAGGATTAGTTGCAATAGTCAATGATACTGCATTACCCAGGTTATATTTCAATACTGTTATTCTTTCAGTGCCTAGATCCTTCATCAACTTGGTTTGCTTAGAATCCACATCATATTGGTAAAGCTTACCATCCACGCTATAAAATAAATATCCATATTGTTGGTCTACAGCAAAACATGTTGCTTTATTAATTTCCGGAAGACTAGATATATCATCCCAGGCGTATGCCAGAAATGCTGCGGCATTATTCATCCTTGCCAAATAATACTTGCTGTTTGCATCTTTTAAAACAGCATATGCCCTACCGCCATAAGCTAAAGTCTGATCCATCCACACCAGGTCCATACCCACATTATTTGGATCGAATGCCGACGTTCCAGCGGTATAAGCTAAAGGAGTTACACTTGTCAAAGCACTATTAACATTTCTAACAAAACGTTTATTAGTAATATCATACATTAAAATAACTGTATTTACAGTGCTATATCTGGATACGGCTGTGTGTGAAGAAACCTGAAAATAACTGGAGTTAGTTAATTTATTAATGGGTGTACCAAATAAATACTGAAAAGAATCATATCTATAAAAAACATCTCCATTTAAATAAGAATACGCTGATCCACTTCCCACAGGCTTAATGTAATCCACGGTATTTAACGCTGAGGATCCTGCGCTTTCAAATCTAAATGCATAGTCTTCCTTCCAAATAAAACCATCTGTTAAGTTTAATTTTTCGGTAATCTTATCCGTCCCCACATATAAAAAATACTTAAAAGCAGTACCAGTAGCAGCCGTTCTGTTGGACCACCCCGCAAGGTATTTTGGTTTGCCTGGCAAGGTCAAACCTTTTCCGGTAGATGCATCAGAAAATAATGAGGTAAAGTCTCTATATTCTTTGGGATAGGTTCCCGTAGCATGATCATACTCAAAGTAATCTAGCCTGGATTGACTATTTACCTCACTTAAAACACCCCAACCGCCTTTATATATACCATTTACTTTTACTTTAAATGATTTATTCCAGGATATACCAGTCGATTTTTCCGTTACCACATAAAACAAGGTATAACTCCCTATCCCCAATGGAAATGGAATATCAAAATTTTGATTTTTGTATAAGGATTTGCGTTGTTCAGTCAGAATCGCCGCAAGATTAAAAGAGATCCATTCAAAAGTATAGTTATTTGCTGAGAAACTCGGATCCTTCGAAAAATCAAGAACAGGTTTAAGGTTTAAATTCTGACCAGCAGTAATGATATACTCCTCCTCTATTCCAGACACCTTTAGGTCGTTGATCTCATGATATTCATAATTACCCAAATCCTTTCTGCAGGAAATCAGTGCTGTACTAACGAGACACAGCACAAAAATATATTTAATTAATTTCATCGTAATATTTTGAGTTTTAAATTTATTGGGCTCTGATACCCATTGTTATTTCCACGCCATTCTCATCTTTATGTACTCTTCCCGCAACAGCCTCTCTGGCTAACCAAAGCTTCATAAAGCCCCCCCAATAACTTAAAAGTGGTATAGAAAAATAATTATCCTTTGCATATTTTTGATCAGTAAACACAATCGGGTCTATTTCGAAAAGTGATATGAGCAACTGTAGCTTTACTTTTGAATAGGCACCCAAATAATTATCTAAATTTGTTTTATAAGGTGTTACTGACCAAGCGTATGGAGGAGTCACCAAGTCATCTACGCCAACATAGTAATCCAATAAACTCAATGTATCTTTATTTGTGGTAACTCTGTTCTTTAGGTTTGTGTTAAAGTTATCATTTGGGACTAATTTTAAGAACAGGTACTTCCGTTGCGTAAGGATATCGGGGGTACGATAAAGTCTAATTTTAACACTCGTTTTAACTTTTTTCGCGGGGATACTTAAGCTCTCGGTAACAAAATCATAGTTTAAACCCGCCG
This is a stretch of genomic DNA from Candidatus Pedobacter colombiensis. It encodes these proteins:
- a CDS encoding TlpA disulfide reductase family protein; its protein translation is MKSLFGVILSVLITFTTLAQSPVEVMGVLSKKKVLPVKLFKVAEGKAVEIATTTPAEKGRFGFLFYPDYEGLYVIGTGTAISATDNYKFYFKPGDRLSFMINDSTYVLIGKLNSKENMVLTDWHNLTNPLLQKSINFMQSRSTFVDYFPQQEEIVAKSKTFLTGKTTGNVKFDKQIKDIMSVDLANYATAFLNTPRSAHPSVEEYSNYYSTLKAQDFAQTTAKVYSHPWGFRTLTSLVNINMRQQGKAYKNGIEGVELVSSYVPNDTLKGDVVLENAARYKSYSDYQGLMAAMGRYIITPSQKKQSEDIMLPLLTYKPGTDAFQFSYPDKEGKAVSMASLKGKVVLVDVWATWCGPCKAEIPHLKKLEEEMKGKDVEIISLSTDAPKDKEKWLKMIKDESLGDTQLFAGGPGNEFSKYYKVNTIPRFLVFDRKGKIVSVDSPRPSNPALKALIEETLATK
- a CDS encoding PKD-like family lipoprotein — its product is MKLIKYIFVLCLVSTALISCRKDLGNYEYHEINDLKVSGIEEEYIITAGQNLNLKPVLDFSKDPSFSANNYTFEWISFNLAAILTEQRKSLYKNQNFDIPFPLGIGSYTLFYVVTEKSTGISWNKSFKVKVNGIYKGGWGVLSEVNSQSRLDYFEYDHATGTYPKEYRDFTSLFSDASTGKGLTLPGKPKYLAGWSNRTAATGTAFKYFLYVGTDKITEKLNLTDGFIWKEDYAFRFESAGSSALNTVDYIKPVGSGSAYSYLNGDVFYRYDSFQYLFGTPINKLTNSSYFQVSSHTAVSRYSTVNTVILMYDITNKRFVRNVNSALTSVTPLAYTAGTSAFDPNNVGMDLVWMDQTLAYGGRAYAVLKDANSKYYLARMNNAAAFLAYAWDDISSLPEINKATCFAVDQQYGYLFYSVDGKLYQYDVDSKQTKLMKDLGTERITVLKYNLGNAVSLTIATNPTYATTYGKRFISVITDLIVGTYDPSNPNSSGKVKIYQVPQFNADLITEFEFGGFGKVADVAAAETPLGW
- a CDS encoding DUF4843 domain-containing protein, giving the protein MKKLLNIMLVMSAIIIASCKKETLITFDESISGNSIYFESPSLTTSTGKSFTFGYSGPGIQDTTLTFTVAVTGKPSDKDRTFSLAAQEGSTMTAGLNYDFVTESLSIPAKKVKTSVKIRLYRTPDILTQRKYLFLKLVPNDNFNTNLKNRVTTNKDTLSLLDYYVGVDDLVTPPYAWSVTPYKTNLDNYLGAYSKVKLQLLISLFEIDPIVFTDQKYAKDNYFSIPLLSYWGGFMKLWLAREAVAGRVHKDENGVEITMGIRAQ